From the genome of Burkholderia cepacia ATCC 25416:
CGCGCAGCTTCGGCGACAACTGCCGGCTCGACGGCCACACGATCGAGAACTGCCCCGGCGCGATCCGGTAGTCGTCGAGCACGGTGACGAGCGCGCCGTGTTCGAGCGCGTCGCGTGCGAGGAAGTCGGGCATGTAGCCGATGCCGAGCCCCGCGAGCACGGTGCCGCGCAGGGCTTCCATGTTGTTGCAGGTCAGCGCGGTGCGCAGCTTCGGCGGCGTGCCGTCGGCGGCCGAGAGCGCCCAGTCCTGCAGCTTGCCGGTGGTCGGGAAGCAGTAGCGCACGCATTCGTGCGCTTCGAGATCGCGCGGCGTGCGCGGCGTGCCGGCCCGCGCGAGATACGCGGGCGTCGCGCACAGCACGAACGCAAACGGGCCGAGCCGCCGTGACATCAGGCTCGAATCGGACAGCGGGCCGCTGCGGATCGCCGCGTCGAAGCCGCCTTCGACGACATCCACCATCCGGTCGTTGAAATCGAGATCGAGCTCGACGTCCGGGTAGCGCTGCCGGAATTCGGGCAGCACCGGCAGCAGGAACCGGTAGCCGATCACCGGCAGGCTCACGCGCAGCCTGCCGCGCGGGCGCTGCGCCGACGCCGTCACGGTCGCTTCCGCGTCGCGGAAATCCTCGAGGATCCGCTGGCAACGTTCGTAGAAGTGGCGCCCCTCTTCGGTGAGCGTGACGCGGCGGGTCGTGCGGTTGAACAGGCGCACGCCCAGCGACTGTTCGAGTTTCGCGATCGTCTTGCCGACCGCCGACGCCGAGATGCCGAGCGCGCGGCCGGCCGCGACGAAGCTCAGCGCTTCGGCGGTGCGGACGAACGCGACGATGCCGGACAGGTTTTCCATCGAATCGAAGCGCGCTCGACGACACGCGCGGTGAAGTGAATTGCGGAATTCTAGTCCGGTATATGCGGAACTTCGCGTGGTTTTTCTTCGATTGAATCGGATTTATCTTCTGTCGCTCTGACGGCGCATCCGCGCCGGCCTTTAGAGGAGCGATGATGGATCAGCCTTTTTCAGCCGCATCGACGCAGTCGGCACGCCGGCGCGCGTGGGTGCTGGCCGCCGTCTGCATGGCCGCCGTCGCGCTGCCGTTGTCGTTTTCGGGCGGCGCGGTCGCGACGCCCGCGATCGGCCGCGACCTGCACGGCGGCACGGTCGCGATGAACTGGATCACCAACGCGTTCATGCTCGCGTTCGGTAGCTGCCTGATGGCGGCGGGCGCGCTGGCCGACCAGTTCGGTCGCAAGCGCGTGTTCGCGATCGGTGTCGGCGGTTTCACGCTGATGTCGGTCGCGCTCGCGTTCGCGCCGTCGATGCTCGCGGTCGACCTGCTGCGCGCCGCGCAGGGGCTCGCGGCGGCCGCGGCGCTCGCGGGCGGCACCGCCGCGCTCGCGCAGGAGTTCGACGGCGCGGCGCGTACGCGCGCATTCAGCCTGCTCGGCACGACCTTCGGCATCGGGCTCGCGTTCGGGCCCGTGCTGGCCGGCGCGCTGATCGGGCACGGCGGCTGGCGCACGATCTTCGTGACGAGCGCGGTGGCCGGCGGGCTGTCGCTCGGCTTCGGGCTGCCGCGCATGCACGAGTCGCGCGACCCGCACGCGACGGGGCTCGACTGGCCCGGCACGGCCGCGTTCACCGCCGCGCTGACGCTGTTCACGTTCGGCGTGATCGAGGCCCCCGCACGCGGATGGTCGAACGCGCTCGTGATCGCGCTGCTGGCCGGCGCGGCGCTCGGCGCCTGCGCGTTCGTGGCGATCGAGACGCGGGTCGCGCGGCCGATGCTCGACCTGTCGCTGTTCCGGATCGCGCGCTTCGTCGGCGTGCAGGTGCTGCCGGTGTCGACCTGCTGCTGCTACATCGTGCTGCTCGTCGTGCTGCCGCTGCGCTTCATCGGCATCGACGGCTTCAGCGAGATCGACGCCGGCTGGCTGATGCTCGCGATTTCCGCGCCGATGCTGGTCGTGCCGCTGGTCGCGGCGACGCTCACGCGCTGGCTGACGGCCGGCGTGATCTCGGGGCTCGGGCTGCTGATCGCGGCGGCCGGGCTGGTGTGGCTGGACGTCGCGCTGCGCGGCGGTGCGGGGCCGGCGGCGATCGCGCCGATGCTCGCGATCGGCGTCGGGGCCGGCATGCCGTGGGGGCTGATGGACGGGCTGTCGGTGAGCGTCGTGCCGAAGGAGCGCGCGGGGATGGCGACGGGCATCTTCAGCACGACGCGCGTGGCCGGCGAAGGGATCGCGCTCGCGATCGTCGGCGCGGTACTGGCCGCACTCGCGCAGACGGGGCTGCGACAGGCGGCGGGCGCCGCCGGCACGCCCGAGGCGACGCTGCGTGCGGCCGCGCGGCTCGCGACCGGCGATCTCGCAGGCGCGGCGGCTGCATTGCCGGGTGTCGGCCAGGCGGCGCTGCTCGCGAGTTACGCGCATGCATTCGACCGGTTGCTGATCGGGCTGGCGGTCGTCACCGTGTTGTGTGCGGTGGTGGTGTTCGTGTTTCTCGGCGGGCGGCGGGTGGCTGCGGAAGCGGGCGACGGCACCGACGGGCACGCCCATGCCGACGTGCCGGTGCGCAGCCGGATCGATGCGGCCTGCACGGAAACGCACGGGCGTTGAGCGGCGTATCGCCATGCGCGGGCGCTTCGGCCACGGCAGCGGGAGTGCCGCATTGTTTCATCGTCGTTTGCATCGCAAGTCGGCGATTCGTCCAGCGCATCACGTGAATCACGCCAGCACCAGCGGCGGCAGCGCCGCATCGGCGCGCGCCTGCGCCCGTTCCACGTCAACCACCACATAGCGCCGCGCGTCCGGCCACAGGTGGGCACGGCCTTGCGCATCCTCGTCGATCGTCGCGCGGCCCTGCACGAGCCAGGTCGACTGGCGCACGAAATCGACGAACAGCAGCGCGACGGCCGGATTCACGAGCAGGTTGCCGATCGTGTTGAACAGGTTGTTGCCCGCGAAGTCGGGCAGCACGAGCGTGCGGCGGTCGGGGATGTCGACGAGCGGCTCGAATGAGCCGTCGGCGCGCGGCTGGCGGCCGCGGTACGAGCAGTCGCTGTTGCCGCCTTCGTCGGCGGTCGCGACGATCAGGAACGCCTGCTCGCGGATGAACGCGATGGCGTCGTCGGTCAGGGGGCCGCGGTCGTTCATGGTGTCGGTCGGCGCACTCGCCGTTGCATGGGAATGCACGATGCGCACGCAAGCGACATGCCACGCGTCGCGGCCGGCGTCCGCCTGCACGCGCGCCCGCGTACTGTGGAAATTTCGCACACCGGCCCGGCCGCTGCGCAATCGCGCTGTTCAGAATGGGTACACCCGCCGTGCTGCATGGGTGAACACGGCACGGTGCGCACGCGGGCCGGCCGTGGTCGCCGTGCTTCCGTCCGGTTTGGCACGCATGTTGCGTAAACGGATGCAGCGCGATCCAACCGGCGCTGTACGCACACAAGCACGATGAACAGGAGACATGTATGAACCCGTTTGACCTGAAGCAACTGGGCCTCGACGTCGAATACCCGTACCGTCAGCAATACGACAACTACATCGGCGGCAAGTGGGTTCCGCCGGTGAAAGGCGAGTATTTCGAGAACGTGTCGCCGATCAACGGCCAGCCGTTCTGCCGCATTCCGCGCTCGGGCGCCGACGACATCGAGCTGGCGCTCGACGCCGCGCATGCCGCGCGCCGCAAGTGGGGCAAGACGTCCGTGGCCGAGCGCGCGAACCTGCTGCTCGCCGCCGCCGACCGGATGGAAAAGAACCTGAAGCTGCTGGCCGTGGCCGAGACGATCGACAACGGCAAGCCGCTGCGCGAGACGATGGCGGCCGACCTGCCGCTCGCGATCGACCACTTCCGCTACTTCGCGGGCTGCATCCGCGCGCAGGAAGGCGGCATCTCCGAGATCGACGACAACACCGTCGCATACCACTTCCACGAGCCGCTCGGTGTCGTCGGCCAGATCATCCCGTGGAACTTCCCGCTGCTGATGGCCGCATGGAAGCTCGCGCCGGCGCTCGCGGCCGGCTGCTGCGTCGTGATGAAGCCGGCCGAGCAGACGCCCGCGTCGGTGCTCGTGCTGCTGGAGCTGATCGGCGACCTGTTCCCGGCCGGCACGATCAACATCGTGAACGGCTTCGGCAAGGAAGCGGGCGAAGCGCTCGCGACCAGCAAGCGGATCGCGAAGATCGCGTTCACGGGCTCGACGCCGGTCGGCAAGCACATCCTGCGCGCGGCGGCCGACAGCCTGATCCCGTCGACGGTCGAACTGGGCGGCAAGAGCCCGAACATCTTCTTCGCCGACGTGCTCGACCAGGACGACGCGTTCCTCGACAAGGCGCTCGAAGGGCTCGCGATGTTCGCGCTGAACCAGGGCGAGGTGTGCACGTGCCCGTCGCGGATCCTGATCCAGGAATCGATCTACGAGAAGTTCATCGAGAAGGCGGTCGCGCGCGTCGAGCGCATCAAGGCCGGCCACCCGCTCGACCTGCAGACGATGATCGGCGCGCA
Proteins encoded in this window:
- a CDS encoding aldehyde dehydrogenase family protein, with translation MNPFDLKQLGLDVEYPYRQQYDNYIGGKWVPPVKGEYFENVSPINGQPFCRIPRSGADDIELALDAAHAARRKWGKTSVAERANLLLAAADRMEKNLKLLAVAETIDNGKPLRETMAADLPLAIDHFRYFAGCIRAQEGGISEIDDNTVAYHFHEPLGVVGQIIPWNFPLLMAAWKLAPALAAGCCVVMKPAEQTPASVLVLLELIGDLFPAGTINIVNGFGKEAGEALATSKRIAKIAFTGSTPVGKHILRAAADSLIPSTVELGGKSPNIFFADVLDQDDAFLDKALEGLAMFALNQGEVCTCPSRILIQESIYEKFIEKAVARVERIKAGHPLDLQTMIGAQASQQQLDKILSYIDIGRGEGAQCLTGGERTAPAAGLDTGYYVKPTMLLGNNKMRVFQEEIFGPVASVMTFKDEQEAIELANDTFYGLGAGVWTRNGTRAYRMGREVEAGRVWTNCYHLYPAHAAFGGYKQSGIGRETHKMALSNYQQTKCLLVSYQAEALGFF
- a CDS encoding pyridoxamine 5'-phosphate oxidase family protein: MNDRGPLTDDAIAFIREQAFLIVATADEGGNSDCSYRGRQPRADGSFEPLVDIPDRRTLVLPDFAGNNLFNTIGNLLVNPAVALLFVDFVRQSTWLVQGRATIDEDAQGRAHLWPDARRYVVVDVERAQARADAALPPLVLA
- a CDS encoding LysR family transcriptional regulator, coding for MENLSGIVAFVRTAEALSFVAAGRALGISASAVGKTIAKLEQSLGVRLFNRTTRRVTLTEEGRHFYERCQRILEDFRDAEATVTASAQRPRGRLRVSLPVIGYRFLLPVLPEFRQRYPDVELDLDFNDRMVDVVEGGFDAAIRSGPLSDSSLMSRRLGPFAFVLCATPAYLARAGTPRTPRDLEAHECVRYCFPTTGKLQDWALSAADGTPPKLRTALTCNNMEALRGTVLAGLGIGYMPDFLARDALEHGALVTVLDDYRIAPGQFSIVWPSSRQLSPKLRVFVDFLCERLFR
- a CDS encoding MFS transporter; this encodes MDQPFSAASTQSARRRAWVLAAVCMAAVALPLSFSGGAVATPAIGRDLHGGTVAMNWITNAFMLAFGSCLMAAGALADQFGRKRVFAIGVGGFTLMSVALAFAPSMLAVDLLRAAQGLAAAAALAGGTAALAQEFDGAARTRAFSLLGTTFGIGLAFGPVLAGALIGHGGWRTIFVTSAVAGGLSLGFGLPRMHESRDPHATGLDWPGTAAFTAALTLFTFGVIEAPARGWSNALVIALLAGAALGACAFVAIETRVARPMLDLSLFRIARFVGVQVLPVSTCCCYIVLLVVLPLRFIGIDGFSEIDAGWLMLAISAPMLVVPLVAATLTRWLTAGVISGLGLLIAAAGLVWLDVALRGGAGPAAIAPMLAIGVGAGMPWGLMDGLSVSVVPKERAGMATGIFSTTRVAGEGIALAIVGAVLAALAQTGLRQAAGAAGTPEATLRAAARLATGDLAGAAAALPGVGQAALLASYAHAFDRLLIGLAVVTVLCAVVVFVFLGGRRVAAEAGDGTDGHAHADVPVRSRIDAACTETHGR